In Parasteatoda tepidariorum isolate YZ-2023 chromosome 2, CAS_Ptep_4.0, whole genome shotgun sequence, one DNA window encodes the following:
- the LOC107446634 gene encoding L-xylulose reductase, which produces MNFNFAGKRALVTGAGKGVGKALTLKLAELGAEVLAVSRTQSDLDALTKTSPKIKTLLLDIGKWSATKEALKNVGPIDFLVNNAAIMDVKEYGDISEQEVDRTFDINVKAIINISQLIANQMKERGEGGSIVNVSSMLGLQVGPAYGVYCASKGAAGQVTRSMACEFGPHKIRVNSVNPTVIHTRMTESQGLFDPSNEFANRMKERTPLRRFAEVSDVIKPVIFLLSDNASMITGVCLPIDGGLGVCFP; this is translated from the exons atgaattttaatttcgcAGGAAAAAGAGCTTTGGTGACCGGAGCTGGGAAAG GTGTTGGAAAAGCTTTAACATTGAAACTTGCTGAGCTTGGAGCTGAGGTGCTCGCTGTTAGCAGAACGCAATCTGATTTAGATGCTTTAACTAAAACT aGTCCAAAGATCAAAACTCTCCTTTTGGACATTGGCAAGTGGAGTGCAACTAAGGAAGCACTCAAAAATGTGGGTCCAATTGACTTCTTGGTAAACAATGCTGCAATCATGGATGTTAAAGAGTACGGCGATATCAGCGAACAAGAAGTTGACAG gACATTCGACATAAACGTGAaagcaattattaatataaGTCAG TTAATAGCCAATCAGATGAAAGAACGGGGTGAAGGAGGGTCGATAGTGAACGTATCCAGCATGCTAGGATTGCAAGTGGGTCCAGCATACGGCGTTTATTGTGCCAGTAAAGGTGCAGCGGGTCAGGTGACCAGAAGTATGGCTTGTGAATTTGGACCACATaaa ATTCGTGTGAATTCTGTCAATCCTACTGTTATTCATACCAGAATGACTGAAAGCCAGGGTTTATTCGATCCAAGTAATGAGTTCGCAAACCGTATGAAAGAGAGAACGCCTCTGAGAAGGTTTGCTG AGGTGTCTGATGTTATAAAGCCTGTTATTTTCCTTCTGAGTGATAATGCGTCAATGATAACAGGAGTCTGTTTACCCATAGATGGAGGGTTAGGAGTTTGCTTCCCCTGA